One stretch of Tistrella mobilis DNA includes these proteins:
- a CDS encoding DUF5989 family protein, with the protein MNTVVELLRFLFSGRSRLVLIPFVVVLLLFAVVFVAAQGTAWAPFVYAVF; encoded by the coding sequence ATGAACACAGTGGTTGAACTGCTGCGCTTCCTGTTCTCAGGCCGGTCGCGATTGGTCCTTATTCCATTCGTGGTGGTGCTGCTGCTTTTCGCGGTTGTTTTCGTGGCGGCGCAGGGGACCGCCTGGGCCCCCTTCGTTTACGCCGTTTTCTGA
- a CDS encoding DUF3008 family protein, whose protein sequence is MPAKSKAQQKAAGAALSAKRGETKMSDLQGASKSMVKSMSEEELHDMAATSRKGKPEHASKSD, encoded by the coding sequence ATGCCCGCCAAATCCAAAGCCCAGCAGAAAGCCGCCGGTGCGGCGCTGTCCGCCAAACGCGGCGAGACGAAGATGAGCGATCTTCAGGGCGCGTCGAAATCGATGGTGAAGTCGATGAGCGAGGAGGAGCTGCACGACATGGCCGCCACCTCGCGCAAGGGCAAACCAGAGCACGCGTCGAAATCCGACTGA
- a CDS encoding CinA family protein, which translates to MTDTLSPALPAGLDRRVHEVMGRICARGYRLATAESCTGGLIASVLTDVPGCAHVFERGFVVYSPEAKREILGISQLLLDDPGPVSEPVARAMAEGALARSIADMAIAVTGFAGPGGPGDEPGLVHVAVAGRRRPTLHRMARFTDGSRGAVRLGALAVVLDLMAEQLEAS; encoded by the coding sequence ATGACCGACACGCTGTCCCCCGCTTTGCCGGCCGGGCTGGACCGGCGGGTTCACGAGGTGATGGGCCGGATCTGCGCCCGTGGATACCGGCTCGCCACTGCAGAGAGTTGCACTGGAGGGTTGATCGCATCGGTGTTGACCGATGTTCCCGGTTGCGCGCACGTGTTCGAACGCGGTTTCGTGGTCTACAGCCCCGAGGCCAAGCGCGAGATCCTGGGCATATCGCAGCTGCTGCTCGACGACCCCGGCCCGGTGTCGGAACCGGTGGCCCGGGCGATGGCCGAGGGGGCGCTGGCACGGTCGATCGCCGATATGGCGATCGCCGTCACCGGCTTCGCCGGCCCGGGCGGGCCGGGGGATGAACCCGGCCTGGTCCATGTCGCGGTTGCCGGGCGCCGCCGGCCCACCCTGCACCGGATGGCCCGTTTCACGGACGGGAGCCGCGGCGCCGTGCGCTTGGGTGCGTTGGCTGTCGTGCTCGACCTGATGGCGGAGCAGCTCGAAGCTTCCTGA
- a CDS encoding MBOAT family protein — protein sequence MLFQLPSFFVFLAAFAAGLALCPRRLVLAYVFLASLVFYAWWYPPYTALILGYVLAAWIGGRLVRAHSRLLPAVVVTVLLPLLLFKYTDFVMTTLEEVTGAGLPHLHWGLPLGVSFVTFSVISLLVDTAKHPKRPFPGFGIVAVYVTFFPHLIAGPILRLHKMVPRLSNIRIDRAAFTANAGLFAIGMMKKVLIADPVGLWVDGAIADPGQLGAIDSWFVMLGFAIQIYCDFSAYSDMAIGLAGMFGVTFPENFHKPYAATSMTEVWQRWHMTLSFWLRDYVYKYLREPLGRVLAILGTMAVSGLWHGAAWTFVVWGLIHGTIMMLENLTGHADRARQTRGLVRAGFILATFGIWTVTATFFRAPTLDVAWSVISGGFGARGAGALPAEAALLTGLILVTLALHPLDTVDRIRRAAARVPAALALPVIAVLVAGCAMIAAGRPQAFFYFDF from the coding sequence ATGCTTTTCCAGCTGCCGAGCTTTTTCGTCTTCCTGGCGGCCTTCGCGGCCGGGCTGGCGCTTTGTCCCAGGCGGCTGGTGCTCGCCTATGTGTTCCTGGCCAGCCTGGTGTTCTATGCCTGGTGGTATCCGCCCTATACGGCCCTGATCCTGGGCTACGTGCTGGCTGCCTGGATCGGCGGCCGGCTGGTCCGGGCGCATTCCCGGCTGCTGCCGGCAGTGGTGGTGACGGTGCTGCTGCCGCTGCTGCTGTTCAAATACACCGATTTCGTGATGACGACGCTGGAAGAGGTGACCGGTGCCGGCCTGCCGCATCTCCATTGGGGCCTGCCGCTCGGCGTGTCTTTCGTCACCTTCTCGGTGATCAGCCTGCTGGTCGATACCGCAAAGCACCCGAAACGGCCCTTCCCGGGATTCGGCATCGTGGCGGTCTATGTGACCTTCTTCCCGCATCTGATCGCCGGGCCGATCCTGCGCTTGCACAAGATGGTGCCGCGCCTGTCGAACATCCGGATCGATCGGGCGGCGTTCACGGCGAATGCCGGGCTGTTCGCCATCGGCATGATGAAGAAGGTACTGATCGCCGATCCGGTGGGGCTGTGGGTGGATGGTGCGATCGCCGATCCCGGGCAGCTGGGGGCGATCGACTCCTGGTTCGTGATGCTGGGCTTTGCCATCCAGATCTATTGCGATTTCAGCGCCTATTCCGACATGGCGATCGGGCTGGCCGGCATGTTCGGCGTCACTTTCCCCGAGAACTTCCACAAGCCTTATGCCGCGACGTCGATGACCGAAGTCTGGCAGCGCTGGCATATGACCCTCAGCTTCTGGTTGCGGGATTATGTCTACAAATACCTTCGCGAGCCGTTGGGGCGCGTGCTCGCGATCCTGGGCACGATGGCGGTGTCGGGGCTGTGGCATGGTGCGGCCTGGACCTTCGTGGTCTGGGGGCTGATCCACGGTACGATCATGATGCTGGAGAATCTGACCGGTCATGCCGACCGTGCCCGTCAGACCCGGGGCCTTGTCCGGGCGGGGTTCATCCTGGCGACCTTCGGCATCTGGACCGTGACTGCCACCTTCTTCCGGGCGCCGACGCTGGATGTGGCCTGGTCGGTGATCTCGGGCGGGTTCGGGGCCCGTGGCGCCGGTGCGTTGCCGGCAGAGGCCGCCCTGCTGACCGGCCTGATCCTGGTGACCCTGGCTCTGCATCCGCTGGATACGGTCGATCGGATCCGCCGGGCAGCTGCCCGTGTGCCGGCGGCGCTGGCCCTGCCGGTGATTGCGGTGCTGGTCGCCGGCTGCGCGATGATTGCTGCCGGTCGTCCCCAGGCTTTCTTCTATTTCGACTTCTGA
- a CDS encoding FadR/GntR family transcriptional regulator, whose product MAEGRSAGGRRSAPTRRRPKLSELIVEDVKRRIVTEQLKPGDRLPGEAELIRLHGCSKGTVREALKGLEVEGLVVSRTGPGGGAWLARPTHEHASRALRNFLQFRHPDGHQIYALRKLIEPEVAVLAVGRLSPADFEALEANIALCAHEPVTEEEQRVQRIAEIDFHNVLADVCPNPIFGFLGRFLNELLRDVVVLKKVYLPERRQFGLNNVDYHRRLIEAFRREDAAEVRRLMLDHMCDAEDHLDALEAEVARRFLLEPGSG is encoded by the coding sequence ATGGCTGAAGGGCGATCGGCAGGCGGCAGGCGCAGCGCCCCCACACGGCGGCGCCCGAAGCTGTCGGAGCTGATCGTCGAGGATGTGAAGCGCCGGATCGTCACCGAGCAGCTGAAGCCGGGCGACAGGCTGCCCGGCGAGGCGGAGCTGATCCGGCTGCATGGCTGTTCCAAGGGCACGGTGCGCGAGGCGCTGAAAGGGCTGGAGGTGGAGGGGCTGGTGGTCAGCCGCACGGGGCCCGGCGGCGGCGCCTGGCTGGCCCGGCCGACCCACGAGCACGCATCGCGGGCCCTGCGCAACTTCCTGCAGTTCCGCCATCCCGACGGCCACCAGATCTACGCCCTGCGCAAGCTGATCGAGCCCGAGGTGGCGGTGCTGGCGGTGGGCCGGCTCAGCCCCGCCGATTTCGAGGCGCTGGAAGCCAATATCGCCCTCTGTGCCCATGAGCCGGTGACCGAAGAGGAACAGCGCGTTCAGCGCATCGCCGAGATCGATTTCCACAACGTGCTCGCCGATGTCTGCCCGAACCCGATCTTCGGCTTTCTGGGCCGGTTCCTGAACGAGCTGCTGCGCGACGTGGTCGTGCTGAAAAAGGTCTATCTGCCCGAACGCCGGCAGTTCGGCCTGAACAATGTCGACTATCACCGCCGGCTGATCGAGGCCTTCCGCCGCGAGGATGCGGCAGAGGTCCGCCGGCTGATGCTGGACCATATGTGCGACGCCGAAGACCACCTCGATGCGCTGGAAGCCGAGGTCGCGCGCCGCTTCCTGCTGGAACCCGGATCGGGCTGA
- a CDS encoding gamma carbonic anhydrase family protein has product MISGADIAAGRAGGLRIGPEVIVDPSARIDPSAAIFGKVTLKAGVSVWMNAVFRAEMFEVVIGENTNIQDFVMVHVGNNAGTHVGRNCSITHHVTIHGCTIGDNVLVGIGATIMDDCVIGENSIIAPQSCLKEGTVIPPDSIVVGTPGKVVRTRNNAAANRLNAFLYRRNAEAYAEGDDRLWSRDSFHAEMEAEIARIARDLG; this is encoded by the coding sequence ATGATCAGTGGTGCGGATATCGCCGCCGGCAGGGCGGGCGGGCTCAGGATCGGGCCGGAGGTGATCGTGGATCCTTCGGCCAGGATCGATCCCTCGGCGGCGATCTTCGGCAAGGTGACCTTGAAAGCCGGCGTGTCGGTCTGGATGAATGCCGTGTTCCGGGCCGAGATGTTCGAGGTGGTGATCGGCGAGAACACCAATATTCAGGACTTCGTGATGGTCCATGTCGGCAACAATGCCGGCACCCATGTCGGCCGGAACTGCTCCATCACCCATCATGTCACCATCCATGGCTGCACGATCGGCGACAATGTGCTGGTCGGCATCGGCGCCACCATCATGGATGACTGCGTCATCGGCGAGAATTCGATCATCGCGCCGCAGAGCTGCCTGAAGGAAGGCACGGTGATCCCGCCTGATTCGATCGTGGTCGGCACGCCGGGCAAGGTGGTGCGGACCCGCAACAACGCCGCGGCCAACCGGCTGAACGCCTTCCTCTACCGCCGCAATGCTGAGGCCTATGCCGAAGGCGACGACCGTTTGTGGTCGCGCGACAGCTTCCATGCCGAGATGGAGGCCGAAATCGCGCGCATCGCCCGCGATCTCGGCTGA
- a CDS encoding integrase-like protein yields the protein MAAGAGRSKGGAGAEAGAAPRRGRRKVVLTDEPIRPAARLVATQDHVEAGLPGAVETGGLGDLDEAERETLHVLLGAGIAANSRLALIKDARYLAGWWAAANGGQHLPWPAPPSAVVRFMVHHLYDAEERARNPDHGMPRAVEEKLVAAGLKREAGPAAPATVARRLASWASLHRMRGLKPPTEDPGVREVRRKLMRASTYMPGRKAQSPVLADTLEALLQACEIDIDREPLRAARDAALLAVMWASGGRRRSEAGMIRMEHLRRERPQPAEIAPDGALTPEGTAAGWLPAMTIALPRTKTTRAVDGARVWLIGRPVELLDAWLQASGIRSGAVFVPIDRHGNPRITPDGRGFGRRGLDGLSGQAVARIVKTRAAQAGLDPRQISAHGLRSGFMTEAANRDVPIQQAMAQSLHRSIAVAARYYDESAAARGRGARLLADPPAPAPRRSKPSDI from the coding sequence ATGGCGGCAGGGGCCGGGCGGAGCAAGGGTGGTGCGGGCGCAGAGGCCGGAGCGGCGCCACGACGCGGCCGCCGTAAGGTCGTGCTGACCGACGAGCCGATCCGGCCCGCCGCCCGGCTGGTCGCAACCCAGGACCATGTCGAGGCCGGCCTGCCGGGTGCGGTGGAAACCGGCGGGCTGGGCGATCTGGACGAGGCCGAGCGCGAGACCCTGCATGTGCTGCTGGGGGCGGGCATCGCCGCCAACAGCCGCCTGGCGCTGATCAAGGATGCCCGCTATCTGGCCGGCTGGTGGGCGGCGGCCAATGGCGGCCAGCACCTGCCCTGGCCGGCGCCCCCATCGGCCGTGGTGCGCTTCATGGTCCATCACCTGTATGACGCGGAGGAACGCGCCCGCAATCCCGACCATGGCATGCCGCGGGCGGTGGAAGAGAAGCTTGTGGCCGCCGGGCTGAAGCGCGAGGCGGGGCCGGCCGCCCCCGCGACCGTCGCCCGCCGGCTGGCCAGCTGGGCCTCGCTGCACCGCATGCGCGGGCTCAAGCCGCCGACCGAAGATCCGGGTGTGCGAGAGGTGCGGCGCAAGCTGATGCGTGCCTCCACCTACATGCCCGGCCGCAAGGCACAGTCGCCGGTGCTGGCCGACACGCTGGAGGCCCTGCTTCAGGCCTGCGAGATCGATATCGACCGCGAGCCGCTGCGCGCGGCGCGCGATGCAGCCCTGCTGGCGGTGATGTGGGCCTCGGGCGGGCGGCGGCGCAGCGAGGCCGGGATGATCCGGATGGAACATCTGCGCCGGGAACGGCCGCAGCCGGCCGAGATCGCCCCGGATGGCGCGCTGACGCCCGAGGGCACGGCGGCAGGCTGGCTGCCGGCGATGACCATCGCCCTGCCCCGCACCAAAACCACCCGGGCGGTGGATGGCGCCCGGGTCTGGCTGATCGGCCGGCCGGTGGAGCTGCTGGATGCCTGGCTTCAGGCCTCGGGCATCCGCTCGGGCGCGGTTTTCGTGCCGATCGATCGCCACGGCAATCCGCGGATCACCCCCGACGGCCGCGGCTTCGGCCGGCGCGGCCTGGACGGGTTGAGCGGCCAGGCCGTGGCGCGGATCGTGAAGACCCGTGCGGCACAGGCCGGGCTGGATCCGCGCCAGATCAGCGCCCATGGCCTGAGATCCGGCTTCATGACCGAAGCGGCCAACCGCGACGTGCCGATCCAGCAGGCCATGGCCCAGTCGCTGCACCGGTCGATCGCGGTTGCCGCCCGCTATTACGATGAAAGTGCCGCCGCCCGCGGCCGTGGCGCCCGGCTGCTGGCCGATCCGCCCGCCCCCGCACCGCGGCGGTCCAAGCCGTCGGATATCTGA
- a CDS encoding ATP-binding protein: MSRWSPSLVILCAFFAGLVLAGASAFLAVNQPWVGLRLIDDSHATQAREPGVRIDAVARDGPAAAAGVTAGMRLVAIEAGGRREEVLPGDLIEESDMLPGFPAIIAFQDRQTRLAAILAADWVELHLVGPEGEPLRLWISPADARPILDLPLLFWVQIMTGVGAMLIGGWVLGLRRDGSGPLMFFLSAPTLGVSAFASAVYGTRELAIDGTLFRVLSAINHFGAIGFGAAMIALFLVYPKRLVTNGVPVAVGLAVTVLWVLDTLRLTPGPGYGGYYATLIEMILIVTLIGVQWRKNRHDPTARAALRWLGLSIVLGAGAFTMAMMVPLTLGTEPLLSQGMAFGFFLLIYIGLALGVRRYRLFELDEWAFKVMFYTLGAMLLLAMDGVLIWLIGLDQAPSLGLSLIVVGFGYLPLREILWRRMVLRRPIADHELFRQVIEVAFTARPAERAERWRQLIRTVFDPLSLEPARGEVPAARADEDGVLLLLPPAADAPALEVRYPWRGRGLFGPAHLQLAREMTQLMRHADEGRAAYERGATEERRRIARDLHDDVGARLLTGLHKTDLGETRSLIRSALADIRTIAAGLARGSMPLGRVIADLRHETSGRLEAAGLALDWPLDDGAHDELPLDYAVYRNLFGALREIISNVIRHAAATTVRIDLRVEDGCLYLSVADDGIGLIAAAAADADRDAGADGQRSSGGLGLGNLARRVGDLGGRIAFPEQPRGTRVDLELPLDAVARPGPAPAG, encoded by the coding sequence GTGTCCAGATGGTCCCCCAGCCTCGTTATCCTTTGCGCGTTCTTCGCCGGGCTGGTCCTGGCAGGGGCGTCGGCCTTCCTTGCCGTAAACCAGCCCTGGGTCGGTCTGCGGCTGATCGATGACAGCCACGCAACCCAGGCGCGGGAGCCGGGCGTGCGCATCGATGCCGTCGCCCGCGACGGCCCCGCCGCAGCCGCCGGCGTGACGGCGGGCATGCGTCTGGTCGCGATCGAGGCGGGTGGTCGGCGCGAGGAGGTTCTGCCCGGCGATCTGATCGAAGAAAGCGACATGCTGCCGGGTTTCCCGGCGATCATCGCCTTCCAGGATCGCCAGACCCGGCTTGCCGCCATCCTGGCCGCCGACTGGGTGGAACTGCATCTGGTGGGTCCTGAGGGAGAGCCGCTCCGGCTGTGGATTTCGCCCGCCGATGCCCGACCGATCCTGGATCTGCCCCTGCTGTTCTGGGTGCAGATCATGACCGGCGTCGGCGCCATGCTGATCGGCGGCTGGGTTCTGGGGCTGCGCCGCGACGGCTCGGGGCCGCTCATGTTCTTCCTGAGCGCGCCCACGCTCGGGGTCTCGGCCTTTGCCTCGGCGGTCTACGGCACCCGGGAACTGGCGATCGACGGCACGCTGTTCCGCGTACTTTCCGCCATCAACCATTTCGGGGCGATCGGCTTCGGCGCGGCGATGATCGCGCTGTTCCTGGTCTATCCCAAGCGTCTGGTCACGAACGGCGTGCCGGTGGCGGTTGGCCTTGCCGTGACGGTGCTCTGGGTGCTCGACACCCTGCGCCTGACCCCGGGGCCCGGCTATGGCGGCTATTACGCCACCCTGATCGAGATGATCCTGATCGTCACCCTGATCGGGGTGCAGTGGCGGAAGAACCGCCACGATCCGACCGCGCGGGCGGCGCTGCGCTGGCTGGGCCTGTCGATCGTGCTGGGGGCCGGCGCCTTCACCATGGCGATGATGGTGCCGTTGACGCTGGGCACAGAGCCGCTGCTGTCCCAGGGCATGGCCTTCGGCTTCTTCCTGCTGATCTATATCGGCCTCGCCCTGGGCGTGCGCCGCTATCGGCTGTTCGAGCTGGATGAATGGGCCTTCAAGGTCATGTTCTACACCCTCGGCGCCATGCTGCTGCTGGCCATGGACGGGGTGCTGATCTGGCTGATCGGGCTTGACCAGGCGCCGTCGCTGGGGCTGTCGCTGATCGTGGTCGGCTTCGGCTATCTGCCGCTGCGCGAGATATTGTGGCGGCGCATGGTGCTGCGCCGTCCGATCGCCGATCACGAGCTGTTCCGGCAGGTGATCGAGGTCGCCTTCACCGCGCGCCCGGCCGAGCGCGCCGAACGCTGGCGTCAGCTGATCCGCACCGTTTTCGATCCGCTGTCGCTGGAACCGGCCCGGGGCGAGGTACCGGCCGCCCGCGCCGACGAGGACGGCGTGCTGCTGCTGCTGCCGCCCGCCGCCGACGCACCGGCGCTGGAGGTGCGCTATCCCTGGCGCGGCCGCGGCCTGTTCGGGCCCGCGCATCTTCAGCTGGCGCGCGAGATGACCCAGCTGATGCGCCATGCCGACGAAGGCCGCGCCGCCTATGAACGCGGCGCCACCGAGGAACGCCGCCGGATCGCCCGCGACCTGCATGACGATGTCGGCGCCCGGCTGCTCACCGGGCTGCACAAGACCGATCTGGGCGAGACCCGCAGCCTGATCCGCAGCGCGCTTGCCGATATCCGCACCATCGCCGCCGGCCTCGCCCGCGGTTCCATGCCGCTTGGCCGGGTGATCGCGGATCTGCGTCACGAAACCTCGGGCCGGCTGGAGGCGGCGGGCCTGGCGCTCGACTGGCCGCTGGACGATGGCGCCCATGACGAGCTGCCGCTCGACTACGCGGTCTACCGCAACCTGTTCGGGGCATTGCGCGAGATCATCAGCAATGTCATTCGTCATGCAGCGGCCACCACCGTCCGGATCGACCTCCGCGTCGAGGATGGCTGCCTGTATCTCTCGGTCGCCGATGACGGGATCGGTCTGATCGCAGCCGCGGCCGCGGATGCCGATCGTGACGCAGGGGCGGATGGGCAGCGGTCCTCCGGCGGTCTCGGCCTGGGCAATCTGGCGCGGCGGGTGGGGGATCTGGGCGGCCGGATCGCCTTCCCCGAACAGCCGAGGGGCACGCGGGTGGATCTTGAACTGCCGCTGGACGCTGTGGCGAGGCCCGGTCCGGCGCCGGCGGGCTGA
- a CDS encoding carbamoyltransferase — translation MHILGLSAFYHDAAAALIEDGRIVAAAQEERFSRIRHDDAFPTRAVRYCLDAAGTTGAGIDAVVFYDKPFLKFERLLETYLAMAPRGFRSFRTAIPIWLREKLFQKAEIGRALDAVDPGFGGTSRLLFSRHHLSHAASAFYPSPFDEAVVLTMDGVGEWTTTSAMIGRGTGLTPLREIDFPHSLGLLYSAVTQYAGFRVNSGEYKLMGLAPYGQPVHAETMLRNLIDLKPDGSYHLNLDYFDFATGLTMTSRRFHELFGQPPRAPEAPLTRFHADLAASVQAVLERAVLAITRHLAAETGIANLCLAGGVALNCVANRRLRDDGAFRNIWVQPAAGDAGGALGAALAVWHQQEGGPRHAGVADGRDAMAGALLGPAFTQAEIEARLTTLGARFRVVDDDALTGEAADALSRGAAVGWFQGRMEYGPRALGNRSILADPRDPDMQRRLNLQIKNRESFRPFAPAVLAEAAEDWFPGAGRSPYMLFTAEIAAGRPRRVDLPDPATGSEPDTILRPLPGPSAEIPAVVHLDGSARLQTVHRDLNPRFHALISAFADRTGCPMLVNTSFNVRGEPVVCTPDDAFACFMDCGLDLLAIGNCLLAKADQDPARIVPRHFAPD, via the coding sequence ATGCACATTCTCGGCCTTTCCGCCTTCTATCACGATGCCGCCGCGGCCCTGATCGAGGACGGACGCATCGTCGCCGCCGCGCAGGAGGAACGCTTCAGCCGCATCCGCCATGACGATGCCTTCCCGACCCGTGCCGTGCGCTATTGTCTGGATGCGGCCGGCACCACCGGCGCCGGCATCGACGCCGTGGTCTTCTACGACAAGCCTTTCCTGAAATTCGAGCGCCTGCTTGAGACCTATCTGGCGATGGCGCCCCGCGGCTTCCGTTCCTTCCGGACCGCCATCCCCATCTGGCTGCGGGAGAAGCTGTTTCAGAAAGCAGAGATCGGCCGCGCGCTCGATGCGGTCGATCCGGGTTTCGGCGGCACCAGTCGCCTGCTGTTCTCCCGCCACCATCTCAGCCATGCCGCCTCGGCCTTCTACCCTTCGCCCTTCGACGAGGCGGTGGTGCTGACCATGGACGGGGTCGGCGAATGGACCACCACCTCGGCAATGATCGGGCGCGGCACCGGCCTCACGCCACTGCGTGAGATCGATTTTCCGCATTCGCTGGGCCTGCTTTATTCCGCGGTCACCCAATATGCCGGTTTTCGGGTCAATTCCGGCGAATACAAGCTGATGGGCCTTGCCCCTTACGGCCAGCCGGTGCATGCGGAAACCATGCTCCGGAACCTCATCGACCTTAAGCCCGACGGGTCCTATCACCTGAACCTCGACTACTTCGATTTCGCGACCGGGCTGACCATGACCAGCCGGCGCTTTCACGAGCTGTTCGGCCAGCCGCCGCGCGCACCCGAAGCGCCGCTCACCCGCTTCCATGCCGATCTGGCCGCCTCGGTTCAGGCCGTGCTGGAACGCGCGGTGCTGGCGATCACCCGGCATCTGGCGGCGGAGACCGGCATCGCCAATCTCTGTCTGGCCGGCGGCGTGGCGCTCAACTGCGTCGCCAATCGCCGGCTGCGCGATGACGGCGCCTTCCGGAACATCTGGGTCCAGCCGGCCGCAGGCGATGCCGGCGGGGCGCTGGGTGCCGCGCTTGCAGTCTGGCATCAGCAGGAGGGCGGCCCGCGCCATGCCGGGGTCGCGGATGGCCGCGACGCCATGGCGGGTGCGCTGCTCGGCCCCGCCTTCACCCAGGCGGAGATCGAGGCCCGGCTGACGACGCTTGGCGCCCGCTTCCGGGTGGTCGATGACGATGCCCTGACCGGCGAGGCTGCCGATGCCCTGAGCCGGGGTGCCGCCGTCGGCTGGTTTCAGGGCCGGATGGAATACGGGCCGCGGGCGCTCGGCAACCGCTCGATCCTGGCCGATCCGCGCGATCCGGACATGCAGCGCCGGCTCAACCTCCAGATCAAGAACCGCGAGAGTTTCCGGCCCTTTGCCCCCGCCGTGCTCGCCGAAGCCGCGGAGGACTGGTTCCCCGGCGCCGGCCGCTCACCCTATATGCTGTTCACCGCAGAGATCGCCGCCGGCCGGCCGCGCCGGGTCGATCTGCCCGATCCCGCAACAGGGTCGGAGCCGGACACCATCCTCCGCCCCCTGCCCGGCCCCTCGGCCGAAATCCCCGCGGTCGTCCATCTGGACGGCTCCGCCCGGCTTCAGACGGTGCACCGCGATCTGAACCCTCGCTTCCATGCCCTGATCAGCGCCTTTGCCGATCGCACCGGCTGCCCGATGCTGGTCAACACCAGCTTCAATGTCCGCGGCGAGCCGGTCGTCTGCACGCCGGACGACGCCTTCGCCTGCTTCATGGATTGCGGCCTCGACCTGCTCGCCATCGGCAACTGCCTGCTGGCTAAGGCCGATCAGGATCCGGCCCGCATCGTGCCCCGCCATTTTGCGCCGGACTGA
- a CDS encoding SGNH/GDSL hydrolase family protein gives MRRVMRALVLVLVGIGFGCLAGEGLVRLGTANQKNYVIEMWRYAKLLKRPSDDPAVGHEHVPGASARLQGVGISINSLGLRGPEPEPGRPAVVLAGDSTTLGWGVEQDDTLAAQLARRLGDDVQVVNAGVGNMTVPQIVAHWLEIRRRIGDTFPIRTVVLLPSSRTGLPQPAGDAGWLVRHSELAALVATFWAQATSGAAGRDEMIGAYRAAWTGPEGQARIAGAFDRLADETRAEGIRVIVAQLPDTNDFRTYDFGFLAETSGREAAARGWEFVDLYPSFAGENASEYWVMSGDIHLNARAFGRIADRLAPLLAAPAS, from the coding sequence ATGCGTCGCGTGATGCGTGCCCTGGTGCTGGTGCTGGTTGGCATCGGTTTCGGCTGTCTGGCCGGCGAAGGGCTGGTGCGGCTGGGCACTGCGAATCAGAAGAACTACGTCATAGAGATGTGGCGCTATGCGAAGCTGCTGAAGCGCCCGAGCGACGACCCGGCGGTCGGCCATGAACATGTGCCGGGCGCGTCTGCACGCCTGCAGGGTGTCGGGATCTCGATCAATTCGCTGGGACTGCGCGGGCCGGAGCCTGAACCCGGCCGGCCGGCGGTGGTGCTGGCGGGTGACAGCACGACGCTGGGCTGGGGTGTTGAGCAGGACGATACGCTGGCAGCCCAACTCGCCCGCCGTCTGGGTGACGACGTTCAGGTAGTGAATGCTGGCGTCGGCAATATGACCGTGCCGCAGATCGTGGCCCACTGGCTGGAGATCCGCCGGCGGATCGGCGACACCTTCCCCATCCGCACGGTGGTGCTGCTGCCGTCCTCCCGCACCGGTTTACCGCAGCCGGCGGGCGATGCCGGCTGGTTGGTGCGTCACAGCGAGCTGGCGGCGCTGGTCGCGACCTTCTGGGCCCAGGCGACCAGCGGCGCCGCCGGCCGCGACGAGATGATCGGCGCCTATCGCGCCGCCTGGACAGGTCCCGAAGGGCAGGCGCGCATAGCCGGTGCCTTCGACCGTCTGGCGGACGAAACACGGGCCGAGGGCATCCGGGTGATCGTGGCCCAGCTCCCCGATACCAATGATTTCCGCACCTATGATTTCGGTTTTCTCGCAGAAACCTCGGGGCGCGAAGCCGCGGCGCGAGGCTGGGAGTTTGTCGATCTCTATCCTTCATTCGCCGGTGAGAATGCGTCGGAGTACTGGGTGATGTCGGGCGATATTCACCTCAACGCCCGGGCCTTTGGCCGGATCGCCGACCGGCTGGCGCCATTGCTTGCCGCACCGGCCTCGTGA
- a CDS encoding SxtJ family membrane protein: MARHNTSDTATGRGFGLAFAAVFGAIALWPLTAGDLPRWWWLAAAATLILAAMIVPRHLAPAGRLWLAFGARLHRITSPVMLGIIFFGVITPGGWLLRRMFGRDPLGLRRRPETGSYWRTGERAGAGRFRDQF; the protein is encoded by the coding sequence ATGGCCAGACACAACACGTCCGATACGGCCACCGGCCGCGGTTTCGGCCTGGCCTTCGCCGCCGTCTTCGGGGCGATCGCCCTCTGGCCGCTGACCGCGGGCGACCTGCCACGCTGGTGGTGGCTTGCCGCGGCGGCCACCCTCATCCTGGCGGCCATGATCGTACCGCGCCATCTGGCACCTGCCGGCCGGCTCTGGCTGGCCTTCGGTGCCCGCCTGCACAGGATCACCAGCCCGGTCATGCTCGGCATCATCTTCTTCGGTGTAATCACGCCGGGGGGTTGGCTGCTGCGGCGGATGTTCGGCCGCGACCCGCTCGGCCTGCGCCGGCGCCCCGAAACCGGCAGCTACTGGCGCACCGGCGAACGAGCTGGCGCCGGCCGTTTCCGCGACCAGTTCTGA